TATtgatctatagttttcttttttgtgtacaATATTATGAAGCTTGGGTATTAATGATATACTTCCTTCATAGAAAGAATTTGACCTCTTTTTCTATGCTCtggaacaataaaaaaaaattggaataatttgttctttaaaaGAACGAATTCTTCATTAGAATTTTTTCTGTTAAATTATCTGGTTGGTCCCGCCACTTTCTTAAGAGGTAGGGTAGCTCTTTGACAGCTCCTCTTTTTCTCCCATACAAATTGGTTTCTaccatttctctctcttctgaaGCCAGTTTTGTATGCATGGCTCTTCTAATGTTTAGAAATCTTGGATTTTCTTCTTATAAGTTGCCTTTATAATTACAACCTTTTATGATATCCTTCATCATCCATTTCTTTAGATAGTATCTGTGGCTTCCCtactatgaaaataataaaactagtTCATATCCTAATACAAGACCCATACTGGCAGCTGAGCTGTGGCAGCCACAAGGAGAGAGCAGGGTCTCTGTATGGGGCACTGCTAAGACCCTGTCCATCCACAGAGCATGTTCCTACAGTGTCCGCACAGTTATTAACTCCCGCCTGAGCACTGGGACAGGAATTGCCAACACTCAGGCAGTAAACTGTCAGTAAATTATTATGAAGGAAAAGCAAACACATGCACGTGGCAGTCAAACATAGCAGGGAGTTAGACTTCTTTGAGGAGTTCAGagtctctggtttttaaaacTACAACATTGTGAGGCAAATGGTCACAAGCCTAGAAATAGAAATCAAGTATAAAAATCATTCCAATAgataaaaaagaacaatttttacATATGAGGCTTCTGCTCAACCAAGTATTAACAAGgaagacaattttaaaattaattttccttatAATTAAAGGTATAGCAATGgatatataaacatgtattttgAATTGTACACAAATCATGAAGCCACTTTTGGTTTCTTAAATGACCCTCACAAATTACAGGAAATGTGAACGAAAACAACAACTGCAAATTATGAGCTGGTTCTGCCCACGTGTTTGGTCTATCGTACAACTAATGCAGGCAGGGGAGCATCAAAGGTTTTTAAACAAGAAttatcttagggacttccctggtgatccagtggctaagactgtactcccaatgcagagccctgggttcgatccctggttggggaactagatcctgcatgccacaactaagaattcgAAGGCCAAAACaaaagcccacataccacagtgaagatcaaagatcctgagcACCAAAACTAAGGcccagcaaagccaaataaatatgtagataaataaataaatatatttttaaaaagaatgatcatGTTTAGATTTTGACAGTAGTGTTGAGGATGAACACTCACTATGTCCCTTTTCTGTTGGACCGTAAGCTCTCTGAGGGCAGGCCTTGCCTCTCATTCATCACTGTATCTCCCATTGTGCCTAGCACAGCACCTGGGGCACATTCAGGCTGCACGGGGCAGTGGTTAGGAAGGAGGATCTGATGCCAGATATCTTGGCACTGATGCCTGTTCTGCCACCTCCTAGCAAACTACTGAACCTCTCTTTGCTTCATTTCCTCTATCTGTGGAATAAGGATAATGATGATATCTACTTCGTAGTttccatgaggattaaatgagctgatGCATGTGAAGTAGTTAGTATCTGACATTTAGTATTCACTTAAATGTTAACtactattacttaaaaaaaatatttatttacttggctgttccaggtcttagttgcagtatgtgggatccagttccccaaccagggatcaaccccaggcCCCCAGGCTTGGGAGtatgagtcttagccactggaccattaaAGAAATACCAAATATTaccatttttaaggaaaaatttatTGGAAGAATTTTTAATCCTCTGTAAGTGAAAGAGAATGTTGGTGAAGTTTTCAGAGCCATTGAAGAAACAGAGTCCTGGTATTTAGACCAAGATAGCATCAACTTTGTGAATAAAACAATCATTTGCTACTTAGGCTCCCAAGAGGATTCAACCCTACCCCACTGTCTTTCTCCCATCTTACTCACAGGGTCACCTTCTACCCAGCCAAGTTTCCTAATGGAAGCTTATCTGGAACTGAATAGGAATATTTTTTTGCCTGTAAATAACAGAAAATCCAATTCAAAAAACTTCAATGAGCTACTGCTTCACATTCATTTTGATGGCTAttgtttaaaacaacacaaaacagaaagtaagttttggtgaggatgtggagaaactggaatcccttgtgcattgctggtgggaatgtaaaatggtttaGCTGCTATGGTCATTAGTATTGTGGctcctaaaaaaattaaacatagaaacatcatatgatccagcaattccacttatgAATATCCACTCAAAAGTATTGAAAGCAAGCACACAAATAGATATTTGTATACCCACATTCACCGCTATATTATTAAAATAGCCCCAAaacagaagcaacccaagtgttaattgacagatgaatagataagcaaagtgtggtatacacatacaatagaatactattcagccttagTATTTATGTTACATGAAATAAGACAGTCACTAACACTGTATGATTTTATTAATATgaggtacttcagttcagttcatttcattcactcagttatgtctgattctttgcaaccccatgtactgcagcatgccaggcctccctgtctatcaccaactcctggagtttattcaaactcatgtccatcaagttggtgatgccatccaaccatctcatcctctgtcatccccttctcctcctgccttcaatattttcccagcatcagggtcttttctaatgagtcagttctttgcatcaggtggccaaagtattggagttttaacttcaacatcagtccttccaatgaatattcaggactgatttcctttaggatggactggttggatctccttacagtccaagggactcttaagagtcttcgccagcaccacagttcaaaagcatcaattcttcagtgctcagctttctttattttttttttattattataatttacttTATTTAACAATCTAGGAAGTTCGCAGCCATCAGCAGTTCCAGTGCAATTTCAGGTGCAATTGGGAATTCAGGAATCTCTGTGGGGCTGTTAGTGTAGTGAACCTTGTAGGTAAAACACATGCATACTTTCGATAGCACGTGTGAACGGATCTCTCTAAAATTGACTTCATTAGTTTCATTCTCCGCAAACTGACCTGGGCCACTCAACATGGCTTTTATTGTTCCTGATGTTAGCGCATGTTCTCTCTTTACAATAAACTCATGACCATCTGAAGATATCAATTTGACATACATGGCATCAGGGCCCTCACAGCCACCATAGGTTTTCTCTTCTCCATCCATTATGTTCTTATGAAATTCTACTTTGCGTCCACAGGAACTTGAGTAGTTTCTCGTCAGCTCCGCAGCTACCGCAGCCACCGCACCAGGTCCCCGCGCACCGccacctcagctttctttatagtccaactttcacatccatacatgactactcgaaaaaccatagccttaactagatggacctttgttaacaaagtaatgtctctgctttttaatatgctgtctaggttggttataactttccttccaaggaataagcgtcttttaatttcatggctgcagtcaccatctgcaccgatattggagcccccgaaaataaagtctgccactgtttccactgtttccccatctatttgccatgaagtgatgggaccagaagccatgatcttagttttctgaatgttgagctttaagccaactttttcactctcctctttcactttcatcaagaggctctttagttcttcttcactttctgccataagggtggtgtcatctgcatatctgaggttattgatatttctccctgcaatcttgattggAGTAGtcaaatccatagaaacagaaagtaggacGATGGTTGCCAGGAACTGGGGCTGGGTGTAGGAGTGAATAATTACTGTTGAATGAGTACAGAGtgtcagttttgcaagatgagaaAAGATCTGGATGGtcgtgatggttgcacaacagtgtAAATATACTCAGTGCCATTAAACTGTGTACTTTAAAATGGTTCAAATTGTCAAtgttatgttatatattttttacaatttaaaaaataaagaataacttTAAAAACCAATTCAAACAATAAGGAAGGGGCTTACCTGGTgattccatctgccaatgcaggagacaagggtttgatcccggATCCAGAGGACCCCacttgctgtggagcaactaagcctgcacgccacaactactgagcctgtgctttggagcccaggagccgcaactactgagcctacatgctgcagctactgaggccagagtgccctagagcccatgttctgcgaGAAGAGAtgacactgcaatgagaagccagtgcaccgcaaccagagagcagcccttcctctccacaactagagaaagcccgcacagcagcagagacccggcacagccaaaaataaacaaataaaactaacaacaacaacaataaggaaGTGTACTGGCACACATACCTGGAGATCCTGAGGTGGGGTGTACCTGTGGGTTGGCTTCAATGTTCCTCTTGATTTATCCTCTTTGGGTTGGTATCAAGATGGCTGCCACGGTCTCTCACTCACCACATCCATATCATAGCAAGAAAAGAGGACTCTTCCATTCCAACCTTTCAAGCAAAGAGACTGAAATGGCTTCTGATTGGAACACCATCATGTGTTTATCCCTGAACCAATGATTGCCGTGGGGAATGGAATGAAAGCACTGATCTTCTTAAACCATCTCCTGAGCCTGAAGTTGAAGGTGGGGCAGCTTCCCTCCGAGGAACAGGGGCTGTCTGGGGCAGGGGAAAACATCTGTTGTGAGGGACAAAAGATCAAATGGAGATGGGTCCAGATCAAACATACTGGAAAGGTTTTTCAGGAGATGTGAAAGCCATCCATGGAGGAGAAATGAACGTGTGTATGGGAGCTGATGGGTTTTCTTTTGTGCGTTAGTTCTCAGGACCTGCTAACCTGCAGACTCTAGTACTTTCATCCATATTTCATTGCTGTCTGGGGGACATCTCAGCAAACACCTTTCCCCTGGGGTACAGTATCATTTGTTAATCAAgacattgcattttatttattgagaCCCACTTTGTGTCTTTTAGGCAAAGGGAAGAGTGTgagcaaaagaaaagatacatgagGTGGGAAATGACAAACTCCTGATACAAGTAGTTCAGTGTTGCTGGAGCATAACTTGTGGGTAGGAGAGAAGTTGGAAGGGCAGAGGGTGTCAGTCAGACCACAAAGCTCTTTGGCTAGGCAGTTCTTGTTTTAACTTACTTTTTGAGGTAAAACACATACAATAAGGTGCATAAAGTGTTTTAAGTGTAAGCCAGCGcctcagtgaatttttacatatgtGTACATCCATCACCCAGATCAAGATCTAAAGCATTTCTAGTGTTCCAGAAAGTTCCTTCATGCTTCTTCCCAGTCAACACCCATTCCCAGAGGGAATTACTATCCTGGCCTCTATCACAATTCATTAGTTCTATCTGTTCTTAACCTTCATAGAAGTGGAATTGTACAATACGCACCCTTTTGtatttggcttctttcatttaatataaataatcatGAGATGCCTCTGTGTCTTTGAATGTGTTAgagtttgttcattttattgccCTACGGTATTCCGCTGAATGAATATCTCACAATTTGTTTCTGCATCCTCTCTTTAATGGAATTCGAGTTATTTCTAGTTTTGTGCTGGTGTGAATACAGTCATTATGAACATTCTTGTATGTGTTTTTTTGAGTAAACcactcatttctcttgggtatgtaCCTAAAAGCAGGTAGTCATGTTTTGCTTGAGTAGATACCGCACAAATGTTTTTCAGAGTGATTGAATCAAGCAAGTTTGGACTTTAGCCTGAGAAAGACTGGGATTGGTGTGacaaaatttacattttactcCCACAGCCACTGTGAAGATGCACTGAAGGTAAAATTCTAAACAGGGAGATCAATAAAGAACTGCAGACTAGGAACAACAGACCAAGAGAGGGATGATGAGGTCCTGAGCTCTGGAAGCTTGCATGAAGGAAGAGGATGGTTTTGAGAGATGATAAGAAGGTTGGGTTGACATGAGGGTTTGTATTTTGTATGTTGtgggaagagagaaaatggaCTCTGGTGTGACTGACAGGTCTCTGACCTAGTGTCGGCAGAATGACGGTGTCTTTCTATCAAGTGCTATCAAGAGGAAGCACTTGATAAGGAGCAGGTTTGAGGAAGAAGATGAACTCTGTTTTGAACATCTTGAATCGGAGGGA
This sequence is a window from Bubalus kerabau isolate K-KA32 ecotype Philippines breed swamp buffalo chromosome 15, PCC_UOA_SB_1v2, whole genome shotgun sequence. Protein-coding genes within it:
- the LOC129628110 gene encoding elongin-C-like, whose product is MDGEEKTYGGCEGPDAMYVKLISSDGHEFIVKREHALTSGTIKAMLSGPGQFAENETNEVNFREIRSHVLSKVCMCFTYKVHYTNSPTEIPEFPIAPEIALELLMAANFLDC